A part of Misgurnus anguillicaudatus chromosome 6, ASM2758022v2, whole genome shotgun sequence genomic DNA contains:
- the LOC141364372 gene encoding ATPase MORC2A-like isoform X1: protein MTMAYPNYSSLNRAQLTFEYLHTNSTTHEFLFGALAELVDNSRDANATRIDIFTEKRPDLRGGFMLCFLDDGTGMEPSEATHVIQFGKSSKRFPESTHIGQYGNGLKSGSMRIGKDFILFTKKDNKLTCLFLSRTFHEEEGLDEVIVPLPSWDLQTQQPLSQDTEKYATETELIFKYSPFKNEEQLFRQFKKIEGPSGTLVVVYNLKLMDNREPELDVESDHQDIIMAGTPVEGVKPERRSFRAYAAVLYIDPRMRIFIQGHKVRTKRLSCCLYNPRIYKYTSTRFKTRAEQEVKKADHLAKLAEEKAKEAESKARALELKLGDDLSKEARAALRKAQDSAEALRSEATRKQAIHASKQKALKEPKELNFIFGVNIERRDQDGMFVYNCSRLIKMYEKTGPQLEGGMACGGVVGVVDVPYLVLEPTHNKQDFADAKEYRHLLRAMGEYLAQYWKDIGIAQKGIVKFWDEFGYLSANWNSAPSKELRFRRRRAMEIPVTIQCDKCLKWRTLPFQMDAVDKRYPDSWVCLMNPDGTQDRCDAPEQKQNLPAGVLKKDFKTSEDKQKDLSEKIRQQQEKLESLQKTSTIKSAADIKQLPLDVSTKPAEERTPQPTRSSQRAAQRPRSPPLPAAVKRAVSQPPATKTPPPKPAPPSRPARTPPAPPPKAKASPAPTPKVTKAAPKPVAPPPAPPSKAPARRSATQSRVATPSSTKTPVKQTPPSKKVNAKKGKVQKVEDEEEESEEEEEEEEEEEEEEEDDDSASEEDEPQPKKSKMAATAPSRGKAVVEKIQAPPKQTITESVSNSTNEDLKKDATKNAQKDKGIQVEAKVNGEWFTGRVTAVEAGKDNVRWKVKFDYVPMNTPRDRWVFKDSDEVRLMRPASPESRSPDTNQGPPARSVTPPTAAEPDTTQSGPSRETTEGLVTMMRTLLRYFFPPDFRIPKDSVNTMSAEDLVAFPLKEYFQQYEAGLQSLCNSYQTRAESRARAVEEKSSGAETKLKESEEKLRKLRTNIVALLQKVQEDIEISSDDELDAYIEDLVTKGE, encoded by the exons atgaCGATGGCCTACCCAAATTATAGCTCACTAAACCGAGCTCAGCTCACCTTTGAATATCTGCACACAAACTC GACAACCCATGAGTTTCTTTTTGGCGCTTTGGCTGAACTTGTGGACAACTCGAG AGATGCAAATGCCACACGGATAGACATCTTCACAG AGAAGAGACCGGACCTGAGAGGAGGTTTTATGCTCTGTTTCCTTGACGATGGCACTGGAATGGAACCCA GTGAAGCCACACACGTTATCCAGTTTGGTAAATCCAGCAAACGATTCCCAGAATCCACTCACATCGGCCAGTATGGAAATGGATTGAAGTC GGGTTCGATGCGTATCGGCAAGGACTTCATTCTTTTCACCAAAAAAGACAACAAATTAacctgtttgtttttgtcacGAACATTTCACGAAGAAGAGGGGCTGGATGAG GTTATCGTTCCATTGCCCAGTTGGGATTTGCAGACCCAGCAACCTCTGTCTCAAGACACAGAGAAATACGCAACTGAAACCGAACTGATCTTTAAGTATTCTCCTTTTAAAAATGAAGAGCAACTGTTTCGCCAGTTTAAGAAGATCGAAGGACCAAGTG gCACTCTTGTTGTAGTTTATAATCTAAAGTTGATGGACAACAGAGAGCCGGAGTTAGATGTGGAGTCGGACCACCAGGACATTATTATGGCTGGGACACCCGTAGAAGGAGT GAAGCCAGAGAGAAGGTCATTTCGTGCGTATGCTGCGGTCCTTTACATCGACCCCAGAATGAGGATCTTTATTCAGGGCCACAAAGTCAGAACCAAAAGATTGTCCTGTTGCTTGTATAACCCCAG GATTTACAAATACACCTCAACGCGCTTTAAAACCAGAGCAGAACAGGAAGTCAAGAAAGCAGATCACCTCGCAAAACTT GCTGAAGAGAAGGCGAAGGAGGCGGAGAGTAAAGCCCGAGCGCTGGAGCTGAAGCTTGGTGATGATTTATCCAAAGAAGCCAGG gCTGCGCTGAGAAAAGCACAAGATTCAGCTGAAGCGCTGCGCTCAGAAGCTACCAGAAAACAAGCCATCCATGCATCCAAACAAAA AGCTTTGAAAGAACCCAAGGAACTGAACTTCATATTTGGCGTGAACATCGAAAGACGAGACCAGGATGGGATGTTCGTCTATAACTGCAGTCGTCTTATTAAAATGTACGAGAAGACGGGACCACAGCTGGAGGGAGGAAT GGCGTGTGGTGGAGTTGTAGGAGTGGTGGATGTTCCCTATCTAGTGCTTGAACCAACACACAACAAGCAAGACTTTGCAGATGCTAAAGAGTACAGACACCTGTTGAGAGCAATGGGAGAATATCTCGCCCAATACTGGAAGGACATTGGTAT AGCTCAAAAAGGTATAGTCAAATTCTGGGATGAGTTCGGTTATTTGTCGGCGAACTGGAATTCTGCCCCATCAAAAGAACTTCGGTTTCGCCGACGGAGAGCCATGGAGATACCGGTCACCATTCAGTGCG ataaatgcttaaaatggcgGACGCTGCCATTTCAGATGGATGCTGTGGACAAGCGCTACCCAGACAGCTGGGTGTGTCTCATGAACCCAGATGGAACCCAAGACAG aTGTGACGCCCCTGAGCAGAAACAGAATTTGCCCGCCGGTGTTTTGAAAAAAGACTTCAAGACGTCAGAGGACAAACAGAAAGATTTATCGGAAAAAATCCGCCAACAGCAGGAGAAACTGGAGTCCTTGCAG aAAACGTCAACGATTAAATCGGCAGCAGATATAAAACAGCTCCCTCTAGATGTCAGTACAAAACCTGCAGAAGAGCGCACACCTCAG CCGACCCGCTCATCTCAGCGAGCGGCACAACGCCCGCGCTCACCGCCTCTTCCTGCCGCAGTAAAACGAGCCGTCAGTCAGCCACCAGCAACGAAAACCCCGCCTCCTAAACCAGCGCCCCCCTCACGTCCTGCACGGACACCACCGGCCCCTCCACCTAAAGCTAAGGCATCACCGGCTCCTACCCCAAAGGTGACAAAGGCCGCTCCCAAACCCGTAGCTCCGCCCCCAGCCCCACCTTCAAAAGCACCGGCTCGCAGAAGTGCCACTCAGAGCCGCGTTGCTACA ccATCGTCTACCAAAACTCCCGTCAAACAAACTCCACCCAGCAagaaagtaaatgcaaagaagGGTAAAGTCCAGAAAGTAgaagatgaggaggaagagagtgaagaggaagaggaagaagaagaagaggaagaagaggaggaggaagatgATGACAGTGCGTCAGAAGAGGATGAACCTCAGCCCAAAAAATCAAAGATGGCGGCGACCGCTCCGAGTCGAGGAAAAGCTGTGGTGGAAAAAATCCAAGCACCACCCAAACAGACCATCACAGAG AGTGTCAGTAATAGCACTAATGAAGATCTAAAGAAAGATGCAACCAAAAATGCACAGAAAG ATAAAGGCATTCAGGTTGAGGCGAAGGTGAATGGAGAGTGGTTCACAGGTCGCGTGACCGCCGTCGAAGCAGGGAAGGACAACGTACGCTGGAAGGTCAAGTTTGACTACGTTCCTATGAACACTCCTAGAGACCGATG GGTGTTTAAAGACAGCGATGAGGTCCGTCTTATGCGTCCCGCCTCTCCTGAGTCACGAAGCCCCGACACCAATCAGGGTCCACCAGCACGTTCTGTAACTCCGCCCACTGCTGCAGAGCCCGACACGACTCAGAGTGGGCCGAGCAGAGAGACGACCGAAGGTCTTGTGACTATGATGAG GACGTTGCTTCGGTATTTTTTCCCGCCGGATTTCCGAATCCCTAAAGATTCTGTGAACACTATGAGCGCAGAGGACCTTGTGGCTTTTCCACTT AAAGAGTATTTTCAGCAGTATGAGGCCGGGCTACAAAGCTTGTGTAATTCCTACCAGACCCGCGCAGAGTCACGCGCACGAGCTGTGGAGGAGAAGAGCAGCGGGGCGGAGACTAAACTAAAAGAGTCTGAGGAGAAACTACGCAAACTACGAACAAACATCGTAGCTCTGCTGCAGAAAGTTCAGGAG gaCATAGAGATCAGCTCTGATGATGAGCTAGATGCCTACATTGAAGATCTGGTCACCAAGGGAGAATGA
- the LOC141364372 gene encoding ATPase MORC2A-like isoform X2 codes for MTMAYPNYSSLNRAQLTFEYLHTNSTTHEFLFGALAELVDNSRDANATRIDIFTEKRPDLRGGFMLCFLDDGTGMEPSEATHVIQFGKSSKRFPESTHIGQYGNGLKSGSMRIGKDFILFTKKDNKLTCLFLSRTFHEEEGLDEVIVPLPSWDLQTQQPLSQDTEKYATETELIFKYSPFKNEEQLFRQFKKIEGPSGTLVVVYNLKLMDNREPELDVESDHQDIIMAGTPVEGVKPERRSFRAYAAVLYIDPRMRIFIQGHKVRTKRLSCCLYNPRIYKYTSTRFKTRAEQEVKKADHLAKLAEEKAKEAESKARALELKLGDDLSKEARAALRKAQDSAEALRSEATRKQAIHASKQKALKEPKELNFIFGVNIERRDQDGMFVYNCSRLIKMYEKTGPQLEGGMACGGVVGVVDVPYLVLEPTHNKQDFADAKEYRHLLRAMGEYLAQYWKDIGIAQKGIVKFWDEFGYLSANWNSAPSKELRFRRRRAMEIPVTIQCDKCLKWRTLPFQMDAVDKRYPDSWVCLMNPDGTQDRCDAPEQKQNLPAGVLKKDFKTSEDKQKDLSEKIRQQQEKLESLQKTSTIKSAADIKQLPLDVSTKPAEERTPQPTRSSQRAAQRPRSPPLPAAVKRAVSQPPATKTPPPKPAPPSRPARTPPAPPPKAKASPAPTPKVTKAAPKPVAPPPAPPSKAPARRSATQSRVATPSSTKTPVKQTPPSKKVNAKKGKVQKVEDEEEESEEEEEEEEEEEEEEEDDDSASEEDEPQPKKSKMAATAPSRGKAVVEKIQAPPKQTITESVSNSTNEDLKKDATKNAQKDKGIQVEAKVNGEWFTGRVTAVEAGKDNVRWKVKFDYVPMNTPRDRWVFKDSDEVRLMRPASPESRSPDTNQGPPARSVTPPTAAEPDTTQSGPSRETTEGLVTMMRTLLRYFFPPDFRIPKDSVNTMSAEDLVAFPLKEYFQQYEAGLQSLCNSYQTRAESRARAVEEKSSGAETKLKESEEKLRKLRTNIVALLQKVQEDIEISSDDELDAYIEDLVTKGE; via the exons atgaCGATGGCCTACCCAAATTATAGCTCACTAAACCGAGCTCAGCTCACCTTTGAATATCTGCACACAAACTC GACAACCCATGAGTTTCTTTTTGGCGCTTTGGCTGAACTTGTGGACAACTCGAG AGATGCAAATGCCACACGGATAGACATCTTCACAG AGAAGAGACCGGACCTGAGAGGAGGTTTTATGCTCTGTTTCCTTGACGATGGCACTGGAATGGAACCCA GTGAAGCCACACACGTTATCCAGTTTGGTAAATCCAGCAAACGATTCCCAGAATCCACTCACATCGGCCAGTATGGAAATGGATTGAAGTC GGGTTCGATGCGTATCGGCAAGGACTTCATTCTTTTCACCAAAAAAGACAACAAATTAacctgtttgtttttgtcacGAACATTTCACGAAGAAGAGGGGCTGGATGAG GTTATCGTTCCATTGCCCAGTTGGGATTTGCAGACCCAGCAACCTCTGTCTCAAGACACAGAGAAATACGCAACTGAAACCGAACTGATCTTTAAGTATTCTCCTTTTAAAAATGAAGAGCAACTGTTTCGCCAGTTTAAGAAGATCGAAGGACCAAGTG gCACTCTTGTTGTAGTTTATAATCTAAAGTTGATGGACAACAGAGAGCCGGAGTTAGATGTGGAGTCGGACCACCAGGACATTATTATGGCTGGGACACCCGTAGAAGGAGT GAAGCCAGAGAGAAGGTCATTTCGTGCGTATGCTGCGGTCCTTTACATCGACCCCAGAATGAGGATCTTTATTCAGGGCCACAAAGTCAGAACCAAAAGATTGTCCTGTTGCTTGTATAACCCCAG GATTTACAAATACACCTCAACGCGCTTTAAAACCAGAGCAGAACAGGAAGTCAAGAAAGCAGATCACCTCGCAAAACTT GCTGAAGAGAAGGCGAAGGAGGCGGAGAGTAAAGCCCGAGCGCTGGAGCTGAAGCTTGGTGATGATTTATCCAAAGAAGCCAGG gCTGCGCTGAGAAAAGCACAAGATTCAGCTGAAGCGCTGCGCTCAGAAGCTACCAGAAAACAAGCCATCCATGCATCCAAACAAAA AGCTTTGAAAGAACCCAAGGAACTGAACTTCATATTTGGCGTGAACATCGAAAGACGAGACCAGGATGGGATGTTCGTCTATAACTGCAGTCGTCTTATTAAAATGTACGAGAAGACGGGACCACAGCTGGAGGGAGGAAT GGCGTGTGGTGGAGTTGTAGGAGTGGTGGATGTTCCCTATCTAGTGCTTGAACCAACACACAACAAGCAAGACTTTGCAGATGCTAAAGAGTACAGACACCTGTTGAGAGCAATGGGAGAATATCTCGCCCAATACTGGAAGGACATTGGTATAGCTCAG AAAGGTATAGTCAAATTCTGGGATGAGTTCGGTTATTTGTCGGCGAACTGGAATTCTGCCCCATCAAAAGAACTTCGGTTTCGCCGACGGAGAGCCATGGAGATACCGGTCACCATTCAGTGCG ataaatgcttaaaatggcgGACGCTGCCATTTCAGATGGATGCTGTGGACAAGCGCTACCCAGACAGCTGGGTGTGTCTCATGAACCCAGATGGAACCCAAGACAG aTGTGACGCCCCTGAGCAGAAACAGAATTTGCCCGCCGGTGTTTTGAAAAAAGACTTCAAGACGTCAGAGGACAAACAGAAAGATTTATCGGAAAAAATCCGCCAACAGCAGGAGAAACTGGAGTCCTTGCAG aAAACGTCAACGATTAAATCGGCAGCAGATATAAAACAGCTCCCTCTAGATGTCAGTACAAAACCTGCAGAAGAGCGCACACCTCAG CCGACCCGCTCATCTCAGCGAGCGGCACAACGCCCGCGCTCACCGCCTCTTCCTGCCGCAGTAAAACGAGCCGTCAGTCAGCCACCAGCAACGAAAACCCCGCCTCCTAAACCAGCGCCCCCCTCACGTCCTGCACGGACACCACCGGCCCCTCCACCTAAAGCTAAGGCATCACCGGCTCCTACCCCAAAGGTGACAAAGGCCGCTCCCAAACCCGTAGCTCCGCCCCCAGCCCCACCTTCAAAAGCACCGGCTCGCAGAAGTGCCACTCAGAGCCGCGTTGCTACA ccATCGTCTACCAAAACTCCCGTCAAACAAACTCCACCCAGCAagaaagtaaatgcaaagaagGGTAAAGTCCAGAAAGTAgaagatgaggaggaagagagtgaagaggaagaggaagaagaagaagaggaagaagaggaggaggaagatgATGACAGTGCGTCAGAAGAGGATGAACCTCAGCCCAAAAAATCAAAGATGGCGGCGACCGCTCCGAGTCGAGGAAAAGCTGTGGTGGAAAAAATCCAAGCACCACCCAAACAGACCATCACAGAG AGTGTCAGTAATAGCACTAATGAAGATCTAAAGAAAGATGCAACCAAAAATGCACAGAAAG ATAAAGGCATTCAGGTTGAGGCGAAGGTGAATGGAGAGTGGTTCACAGGTCGCGTGACCGCCGTCGAAGCAGGGAAGGACAACGTACGCTGGAAGGTCAAGTTTGACTACGTTCCTATGAACACTCCTAGAGACCGATG GGTGTTTAAAGACAGCGATGAGGTCCGTCTTATGCGTCCCGCCTCTCCTGAGTCACGAAGCCCCGACACCAATCAGGGTCCACCAGCACGTTCTGTAACTCCGCCCACTGCTGCAGAGCCCGACACGACTCAGAGTGGGCCGAGCAGAGAGACGACCGAAGGTCTTGTGACTATGATGAG GACGTTGCTTCGGTATTTTTTCCCGCCGGATTTCCGAATCCCTAAAGATTCTGTGAACACTATGAGCGCAGAGGACCTTGTGGCTTTTCCACTT AAAGAGTATTTTCAGCAGTATGAGGCCGGGCTACAAAGCTTGTGTAATTCCTACCAGACCCGCGCAGAGTCACGCGCACGAGCTGTGGAGGAGAAGAGCAGCGGGGCGGAGACTAAACTAAAAGAGTCTGAGGAGAAACTACGCAAACTACGAACAAACATCGTAGCTCTGCTGCAGAAAGTTCAGGAG gaCATAGAGATCAGCTCTGATGATGAGCTAGATGCCTACATTGAAGATCTGGTCACCAAGGGAGAATGA
- the LOC141364374 gene encoding transmembrane protein 248-like has protein sequence MGHWRPVSNLRDQLSRHPPVVVFFLCILILSITFVSFGLYSRYQDIKNPDISLDWNQVLGSIAGFRFCTHLNDTDAHLEEDSPRMVEHANTITTNISMNTSHVSLLVPLVITGDIRSDIVISTTMLGSQLGMKGDAAKTTVNITLHLHSDVSNNQTGPRMTCLQLTALTHVLPQTPSPPECSLVGNVDDTTSPVRAVAIETNKHDSPHCFNMKFAEDPSLTVMLTQEEKAVCRYHLLLVSISLLVICILMSFRGTFSSSKSRSYQANDLQKDTLLSP, from the exons ATGGGTCATTGGAGGCCTGTATCTAATTTGAGAGATCAGCTGTCTCGACATCCTCCTGTGGTTGTGTTTTTCTTGTGCATACTGATTCTCTCTATAACTTTTGTTAGTTTTGGGCTTTACTCTCGGTATCAGGATATAAAGAACCCTGATATAAGTTTA GACTGGAACCAGGTTTTGGGTTCTATTGCTGGTTTCAGGTTCTGCacacatttaaatgatacagATGCACATCTGGAGGAAGACTCTCCACGTATGGTGGAGCACGCAAACACGATTACAACTAACATTTCCATGAACACTTCTCATGTTTCCTTACTGGTTCCTCTGGTGATAACGGGAGACATCCGATCTGATATTGTCATCAGTACTACAATGTTGGGCAGCCAGCTGGGCATGAAAG GAGATGCAGCCAAAACAACAGTGAACATTACACTTCACCTGCACAGTGATGTTTCCAACAACCAAACTGGACCACGGATGACCTGTCTGCAGCTCACCGCCCTCACACATGTTCTTCCTCAGACTCC GTCACCCCCCGAATGCTCATTGGTGGGGAACGTAGATGATACCACATCACCTGTTAGGGCTGTTGCCATTGAGACAAATAAGCATGATTCCCCACACTGCTTCAATATGAAGTTCGCAGAAGATCCAAGCCTGACGGTCATGCTTACGCAG GAGGAAAAAGCTGTATGTAGGTATCACCTTTTGTTGGTCAGCATTTCGCTGCTGGTTATCTGCATCCTGATGAGTTTCCGTGGAACCTTCTCTTCATCAAAATCTCGTTCTTACCAAGCAAATGATCTCCAAAAG GATACGCTGCTGAGTCCATGA
- the LOC141364189 gene encoding uncharacterized protein — protein sequence MTSTLIYLNTRTTSLSPSSTRRITMLAFNLTVPLSFDFTHPEDYLIFIFHILFATASALLAGSVVIGIVSTRALRSQNRFIFMLNTSISDTLTGCSVFYLGLFDVQEGYPSRNGTFYILPSFLGVNVLTFLFAQFDRYLAVGYPFFYERHITRVVVIGVCALCWIYTYSILIVQSVVPVAFAAQMNAFGVIVLQVIVAVKVLMTIKLYMIARQQLRREAPSNDKESKKESLRIIVFVVICFLTLWAPSFINISVRYMTKNGLRFRNEATNVFATMARFNALSTPALYIWGSPSLRAAVWNTVWSKIFKRKTRVDSEHVDSSKEGGKILSITRCIRET from the exons ATGACATCGACCCTCATCTACTTAAACACTCGTACAACGAGCCTGTCTCCTTCATCCACAAGACGCATAACAATGCTCGCGTTTAACCTCACCGTCCCTCTCTCATTTGACTTTACGCATCCTGAAGATTAcctgatatttatttttcacattcTGTTTGCCACAGCTTCGGCTCTCCTGGCCGGTTCTGTGGTCATCGGTATCGTGAGCACCAGGGCCCTGCGCTCTCAGAACCGCTTTATCTTCATGTTAAACACCAGCATCAGTGACACTTTAACCGGCTGCTCTGTCTTCTATCTCGGCCTGTTTGATGTCCAGGAAGGCTATCCGTCCAGAAACGGCACATTTTACATTTTGCCATCATTTTTAGGCGTGAACGTGTTGACTTTTCTGTTTGCACAGTTTGACAGATACCTGGCCGTTGGTTATCCCTTCTTCTACGAGCGTCACATCACGCGCGTGGTCGTGATCGGCGTCTGTGCGCTTTGCTGGATTTATACATACTCAATTCTGATCGTTCAAAGCGTGGTGCCGGTAGCGTTTGCAGCTCAAATGAACGCGTTTGGAGTCATAGTACTGCAGGTGATCGTGGCCGTCAAAGTTTTGATGACCATTAAACTGTACATGATCGCCAGACAGCAGCTCAGACGAGAGGCGCCAAGCAACGATAAGGAAAGCAAGAAGGAATCGTTGCGCATTATAGTTTTTGTGGTCATTTGTTTTCTTACTTTGTGGGCTCCGTCCTTTATAAACATCTCTGTGAGGTATATGACCAAGAACGGACTGAGGTTCAGAAATGAAGCCACGAATGTGTTCGCCACCATGGCGCGATTTAACGCGCTCAGCACACCGGCGCTGTACATTTGGGGAAGTCCGTCGTTACGCGCGGCGGTCTGGAACACCGTGTGGAGCAAAATATTCAAAAGGAAAACTAG GGTGGATTCTGAACACGTGGACTCCAGTAAGGAAGGTGGAAAAATCCTTAGCATCACACGGTGTATCAGGGAAACATAG